One genomic segment of Capricornis sumatraensis isolate serow.1 chromosome X, serow.2, whole genome shotgun sequence includes these proteins:
- the SMC1A gene encoding structural maintenance of chromosomes protein 1A, protein MGFLKLIEIENFKSYKGRQIIGPFQRFTAIIGPNGSGKSNLMDAISFVLGEKTSNLRVKTLRDLIHGAPVGKPAANRAFVSMVYSEEGAEDRTFARVIVGGSSEYKINNKVVQLHEYSEELEKLGILIKARNFLVFQGAVESIAMKNPKERTALFEEISRSGELAQEYDKRKKEMVKAEEDTQFNYHRKKNIAAERKEAKQEKEEADRYQRLKDEVVRAQVQLQLFKLYHNEVEIEKLNKELASKNKEIEKDKKRMDKVEDELKEKKKELGKMMREQQQIEKEIKEKDSELNQKRPQYIKAKENTSHKIKKLEAAKKSLQNAQKHYKKRKGDMDELEKEMLSVEKARQEFEERMEEESQSQGRDLTLEENQVKKYHRLKEEASKRAATLAQELEKFNRDQKADQDRLDLEERKKVETEAKIKQKLREIEENQKRIEKLEEYITTSKQSLEEQKKLEGELTEEVEMAKRRIDEINKELNQVMEQLGDARIDRQESSRQQRKAEIMESIKRLYPGSVYGRLIDLCQPTQKKYQIAVTKVLGKNMDAIIVDSEKTGRDCIQYIKEQRGEPETFLPLDYLEVKPTDEKLRELKGAKLVIDVIRYEPPHIKKALQYACGNALVCDNVEDARRIAFGGHQRHKTVALDGTLFQKSGVISGGASDLKAKARRWDEKAVDKLKEKKERLTEELKEQMKAKRKEAELRQVQSQAHGLQMRLKYSQSDLEQTKTRHLALNLQEKSKLESELANFGPRINDIKRIIQSREREMKDLKEKMNQVEDEVFEEFCREIGVRNIREFEEEKVKRQNEIAKKRLEFENQKTRLGIQLDFEKNQLKEDQDKVHMWEQTVKKDENEIEKLKKEEQRHMKIIDETMAQLQDLKNQHLAKKSEVNDKNHEMEEIRKKLGGANKEMTHLQKEVTAIETKLEQKRSDRHNLLQACKMQDIKLPLSKGTMDDISQEEGSSQGEDSVSGSQRTSNIYAREALIEIDYGDLCEDLKDAQAEEEIKQEMNTLQQKLNEQQSVLQRIAAPNMKAMEKLESVRDKFQETSDEFEAARKRAKKAKQAFEQIKKERFDRFNACFESVATNIDEIYKALSRNSSAQAFLGPENPEEPYLDGINYNCVAPGKRFRPMDNLSGGEKTVAALALLFAIHSYKPAPFFVLDEIDAALDNTNIGKVANYIKEQSTCNFQAIVISLKEEFYTKAESLIGVYPEQGDCVISKVLTFDLTKYPDANPNPNEQ, encoded by the exons GCAAGTCAAATCTCATGGATGCCATCAGCTTTGTGTTGGGTGAGAAAACCAGCAACCTGCGGGTAAAGACCCTAAGGGACCTGATCCACGGAGCTCCTGTGGGCAAACCAGCAGCCAACCGAGCCTTTGTCAGCATGGTCTACTCTGAAGAGGGTGCTGAGGACCGCACGTTTGCCCGTGTCATTGTTG GAGGTTCCTCTGAGTACAAGATCAACAACAAAGTGGTCCAGCTACATGAGTACAGTGAGGAATTAGAAAAGTTGGGCATACTTATCAAAGCTCGTAACTTCCTCGTCTTCcag GGTGCTGTGGAATCTATTGCCATGAAGAACCCCAAAGAGAGGACAGCTCTTTTTGAAGAGATCAGTCGCTCTGGGGAGCTGGCCCAGGAATATGACAAGcgaaaaaaggaaatggtaaaagCTGAAGAGGACACACAGTTTAATTACCATCGCAAAAAAAACATTGCAGCTGAACGGAAGGAGgccaaacaagaaaaagaagag GCTGACCGCTACCAGCGCCTGAAGGATGAGGTGGTGCGAGCTCAGGTACAGTTGCAGCTTTTCAAACTTTATCATAACGAAGTGGAAATCGAGAAGCTCAACAAAGAACTGGCCTCTAAGAACAAGGAAATAGAGAAGGACAAGAAGCGGATGGACAAGGTAGAGGATGAGctgaaggagaagaagaaggagCTGGGCAAAATGATGCGGGAACAACAGCAGATTGAGAAGGAGATCAA GGAGAAGGACTCAGAGCTGAACCAGAAGCGGCCTCAGTACATCAAGGCCAAGGAAAATACATCCCACAAAATCAAGAAGCTGGAAGCAGCCAAAAAGTCGCTACAGAATGCTCAGAAGCATTATAAGAAGCGTAAAGGTGACATGGATGAGCTGGAAAAGGAGATGCTGTCAGTGGAGAAAGCTCGGCAGGAGTTTGAGGAACGGATGGAAGAGGAAAGTCAGAGTCAGGGCAGAGATTTGACCTTGGAGGAGAATCAG GTGAAGAAATATCACCGGTTGAAAGAAGAAGCCAGCAAGAGAGCAGCTACCCTGGCCCAGGAGCTGGAGAAGTTTAATCGAGACCAGAAGGCCGACCAGGACCGGCTGGATCTGGAAGAACGGAAGAAAGTAGAGACAGAG GCCAAGATCAAGCAAAAGCTGCGGGAAATTGAAGAGAATCAGAAACGGATTGAGAAACTAGAGGAATACATCACAACCAGCAA GCAGTCTCTAGAGGAGCAGAAGAAACTAGAGGGGGAGCTGACAGAGGAGGTGGAGATGGCCAAGCGGCGTATTGATGAGATTAATAAGGAGCTGAACCAGGTAATGGAGCAGCTGGGGGATGCCCGCATCGACCGCCAAGAGAGCAGCCGCCAACAGCGAAAGGCAGAAATTATGGAAAGCATCAAGCGCCTGTACCCTGGTTCTGTG TACGGCCGCCTCATTGACCTCTGCCAGCCCACACAAAAGAAGTATCAGATTGCAGTAACCAAGGTTTTGGGCAAGAACATGGATGCTATTATTGTGGACTCAGAGAAGACAGGCCGGGACTGCATTCAGTATATCAAGGAGCAGCGTGGGGAGCCTGAGACCTTCTTGCCTCTTGATTACCTGGAG GTAAAACCTACAGATGAGAAACTCCGGGAGCTGAAGGGGGCAAAGCTGGTGATTGATGTGATTCGCTATGAGCCACCTCACATCAAAAAGGCCCTGCAGTATGCTTGTGGCAATGCCCTTGTCTGTGACAATGTGGAGGATGCCCGCCGCATTGCCTTTGGAGGCCACCAGCGCCACAAG ACAGTGGCACTGGATGGGACCCTGTTCCAGAAGTCAGGGGTGATCTCTGGCGGGGCCAGTGACCTGAAGGCCAAGGCCCGACGCTGGGATGAGAAAGCAGTAGACAagttgaaagagaaaaaggagcgGTTGACAGAAGAGCTGAAG GAGCAGATGAAGGCAAAGCGAAAAGAGGCAGAACTCCGTCAGGTGCAGTCTCAGGCCCACGGACTGCAGATGCGGCTCAAGTACTCACAGAGTGACCTAGAACAGACCAAGACACGGCATCTGGCCCTTAATCTGCAG GAAAAGTCCAAGCTGGAAAGTGAGCTAGCCAACTTTGGGCCTCGAATCAATGATATCAAGAGGATCATCCAGAGCCgagagagggaaatgaaagacttAAAGGAGAAGATGAACCAG GTAGAGGATGAGGTATTTGAGGAGTTTTGTCGGGAGATTGGTGTGCGCAATATCCGGGAGTTTGAAGAAGAGAAGGTGAAGCGGCAGAATGAAATCGCTAAGAAGCG TTTGGAATTTGAGAATCAGAAGACTCGTTTGGGTATCCAGTTGGATTTTGAAAAGAACCAGCTGAAGGAGGACCAGGATAAAGTACACATGTGGGAGCAGACagtgaaaaaagatgaaaatgagatAGAAAAGCTCAAGAAG GAGGAGCAAAGACATATGAAGATCATAGATGAGACCATGGCCCAGCTACAAGACCTGAAGAACCAGCACCTGGCCAAGAAGTCAGAGGTGAATGACAAGAACCACGAGATGGAGGAGATTCGTAAGAAACTGGGGGGCGCCAACAA GGAAATGACCCATTTACAGAAGGAAGTGACAGCCATTGAGACCAAGCTTGAACAGAAGCGCAGTGACCGCCACAACCTGCTACAGGCCTGCAAGATGCAGGACATCAAGTTGCCACTGTCTAAGGGCACCATGGATGATATCAGTCAGGAAGAG GGTAGCTCCCAAGGGGAGGATTCAGTGAGTGGCTCCCAACGGACTTCCAATATCTATGCACGAGAGGCTCTCATCGAGATTGACTACGGCGACCTGTGTGAGGATCTGAAG GATGCCCAGGCTGAGGAGGAGATCAAGCAGGAGATGAACACGCTGCAGCAGAAGCTGAATGAGCAGCAGAGTGTGCTCCAGCGTATTGCTGCCCCCAACATGAAGGCCATGGAAAAGCTGGAAAGTGTCCGAGACAAGTTCCAAGAGACCTCAGACG AATTTGAGGCAGCCCGAAAGCGAGCCAAGAAGGCCAAGCAGGCATTTGAACAGATCAAGAAGGAACGCTTTGACCGCTTCAATGCCTGTTTTGAATCAGTGGCCACCAACATCGATGAGATCTACAAGGCCCTGTCCCGTAACAGCAGTGCTCAG GCATTCCTGGGCCCTGAGAACCCTGAGGAGCCCTACTTGGATGGCATAAACTACAACTGTGTGGCTCCTGGCAAACGCTTCCGACCCATGGACAACTTGTCAGGGGGGGAGAAAACAGTTGCAGCTCTGGCCCTGCTCTTTGCCATCCACAG CTACAAGCCAGCCCCTTTCTTCGTCCTGGATGAGATCGATGCTGCCCTGGATAACACCAACATTGGCAAG GTGGCAAATTACATCAAGGAGCAGTCAACTTGCAACTTCCAGGCCATCGTCATTTCTCTCAAGGAGGAGTTCTACACCAAGGCTGAGAGCCTCATTGGAGTCTACCCTGAG cAAGGGGACTGTGTGATCAGCAAAGTCCTGACCTTCGACCTCACCAAGTACCCAGATGCCAACCCCAACCCCAATGAGCAGTAG